GGGAATACTACGGTCTCATTGGGAGAAACCCCAATAGACTACGGATTTTCAAATCGTTAAGCTGTGCTCATGTTATCGGCTCTATCGGGCAGGCAAATTGTGAGCAAAGTCAGCCTAAATTCAACTCTATCGATAGCCCTGGCTCTAACCCTGGGCATTTTTGCTGCTTATAATGCAGACGCTCGCTCGGACCAGCAGGTCAAATACAAGCGCACCGGCAAAAGCTTTGATAGCGCCCAAGAGACAGTTTTAGACCCTTCTTTGTTCAAGCGCCGTCCGGGATACCGCGAAATAGAAGCGCAGAAGAAAGAAGAAGAAGAAAAGGCAACGCAAAAAGCCATCGATGATGCCAAAAAGGCTCAATTGGATAAAGCCAACGCCGAAAAGGCACGCAAGCAAGGAGCGCTTGCCGCCAACAACCAGGGTGTGCAATTGGGTAAATCCGGACGCTGGGCAGAAGCTATTGCCGCCCACGAGAAAGCAGTTCAGCTAGAGCCGGAAAACAAACAGTTACGCATTAACTTGTCGGCTGCCTGTGTAGTTTATGGTCAAACAAAAATGGCTGCCGGTGACAACATGGCTGCCAGTGCCGCTTTCCGCAAAGCCTTGCTTGCCGCACCCGATAACGGACTTGCCGGAAAACTATTAGCAGATGCCACAAGAAAGCTCGGTCGCGATCCTGAATCAGCCGAAGCACGTATGGAAATAGGCGATCAACTGCTTGCTGCCGGTGATGTGCAGTCAGCCGTCCTTGAGTACCAAGCAGCAATGCAGCTGGAAGATTCCGGACGCACCTATGCCAAAATGGGTGATCTTGCTTTGCGTGTAGGTCAAACACCGACAGCTCTTAACTGGTATCAGCAAGCTATCGTAAAAGATCCTGATTGCGCGCAAGCTCACCGCCAATTAGGGTTGCTTTTGCTCAATCAAAAGGATTTGACAGGTGCTGTCACGTCCTTACGTAAAGCACTAATACTTAATCCGAATGATACAGCTGCAGGACAAGCACTAGTTGAACTTTGGCAAAGACAAATGGCTGCCAATCCATTACAGCCGGAAAACCACCTCGGTCTTGCCGGTGCTTATCAGTTAACCGGCAACTTCGCCGGAGCCGCTCAAGAGTATGGCAAACTGGAAGCAATTGATCCACAAAACACAAGCCTTGCTGCCGGACGAGCAAGCTTAGAACGTGCTATGGCACATGCGAGATCGGAAAAGCACAGACTTGCTGCCGAGACTCTACTTTCACAAGGTCTTAGCCGCGAAGCGTTGATTGAAATCAAACAAGCAGCAGGCGCTGAGCCGAAAAACGCTCGCTATCAATTTATGCTAGCTCAATGCTTAGAAGCAGTTAGCGATTTCAAAGGCGCACACCAAGCTTATTTGACCTGCGTATTAATTGATCCGGTCAACAACAAAAATGCCGCTGCCCGCTTGAAGCGCATGCAAGACAACATGAAAGTAATGGGCACAAGCTCAGCTGAATTGACAGATCTTGCCAATCAATTAGCTAAGGAAATGTCTGCAACACCAGCTGCCGCGCAAGCTAAAGCTGCTGCTGCTGTTCCTGCAGCTGTACCGGCCGCAGCCCCACAAATTACTGCTCCTGCAAAAAGCGCAGCAACTACAGAAAATACTGTCGCTGACCCGGCAATGGTTCAAGTAGCTGCACTTGAAGCCCAAGGCAACTACAAAGCTGCTGCTCAGCTTTTGAATCAGCTGGTCACCAACAATATGAACAATGCCGAGTTGCACCACCGTTTAGCCGTCAACTTAAAAGCAGCTGGTCAACTTGGTGAAGCGTTGTCGGAATTCCGCATCGCTGCTGCTTTCGCTCCTGGCAATGCCGAATTCGCCAAGGATTTGAGCAATGCTGTGGCAGCTAACAAAGCAAATTTATTGAGTGAAGGAAAAAGAGGGCAATAATGGCATTCTATTTCCAACCACCAGACTTAGCTGAATTCCCCAGGCGCTCCTACAGAAAATTTCTGGAGTCGACCCTGGGTGATCTGTTTTCAGAGATCTCACCAATTGCCAGCGAATTCAATCCTCGTTATGAGCTGACCTTTGTTGGAACAGACGGAAAAGTTCACTGGCGTTTTGACGATTACGCACCGGACTCCGGTTATCCAACATCAGCAGAAGAAGCCCGCCGCGCTAACATGACCCATACCAAGAGACTGGTCATGGAAGTCTGGTTGCGCGACACGCAAACAGGCGAATTGCGCAAAACCAATGCTTATGTAGGCGATGTGCCTGTAATTACTGAAAGAGGGACTTTTGTAATCAACGGTTCTGAAAGAGTTGTTTTGAGCCAGTTGGTTAGAGCTCCCGGTATCTACTTCAACGGCGATGGTCAATTGCACTTCAAAGCCCTGCTTTTGCCGGAACTTGGATCGCCTATTAGTTTTGAACTTGTACTTAGCCCACCACATGGTGGAAAAGCCAGCCGCTCACGTTGCCGTATTAAATTGCCTAAGCGCGGTGCAGTTTCTGCAACTACCTTGCTGACAGCAATGGGTGTTGATGATCAAACAATTGAAAAACGTCTTGGACTTTGGCTCACCCGCAACCGCATTGACTGGAAACCTATTACCGAACAAGAAGCTTTATCTGTTGTTGGACGTGCCTTTAAACCAGATGGCGGCGGCGGTGCTTCCGCTGGTGCCCAAGCCCTTAAGGAATTGACAGACAAGCGTCGTTATTCACTGGGCCAACTTGGTCGCCAGCGCGTCAATGGAAAACTCAATATTGAAATGGATTCCCTGCAATTGACTGCTGAGGACTTCTTGGCTGCTGTTGAATATTTGATGGCTTTGCCACACGGACATGGTCATATAGACAACATCGACTCCTTAGAAAACAGGCACTTACGTGGCGTCGGCGAAATTCTAACAAGAGCGGTTCGTCCGGCTCTTGGTCAAATGGCTCGCTCTGTACGTACGCGTCTGGAACTCCATGAAGATGATGAAATTGGCAGCCCAACAGACTTCGTTGATACGCGCGCATTTGTTAACGCCATCAACAAGTTCTTTGGCGGCAATCCGCTTGTACAGTATTTGGACCAACAAAACCCACTTTCAGAACTTTCGCATAGAAGAAGAATCACATCCTTTGGACCTGGTGGCATTGATCCAAACGCCGCTCCTGTCGAAATGCGCGACGTTCACCCCAGTCAAATTGGTCGTGTCTGCTTAGTTGAATCCCCGGAAGGCAAAAACTGCGGTATGGTTTCGTACCTGGCTACTTTCTGCCGTATCGATGACCATGGATTCATGACTGTGCCGTATAGACGTGTTGTTGAAGGCAAAGTCACGGATGAAATCTGCTACTTAACACCATCTGACGATAAGCGCTTCACGCTGGCACCACCGGATACCAGAGTGGACAATGATGAGATAGTCGGACCGCACGTCTCTGTTCGCCGCGGCGATCTCTTCTACACAGTTGCACCAAACGAAGTAGACATGATTGGTATCGCCCCGCAGGGATTTATCTCTGTTGGTTCGGCTCTAATTCCATTTCTAGAGCATGATGATGCTAACCGCGCACTTATGGGTGGCGGCATGATGCGCCAGACTTTGCCTCTTGTGCGCCCTGAGCGTCCACGCGTCGGCACAGGCATGGAAAAGACTGTTGCCCGTTCATCAGGTCACTCCGTAATTGCCAAACGTGCAGGAAAAGTAACCAAAGTCTCCGGCAAAAACGTCACAGTCAAGCAAGCCAGTGGCGAAGAAAGAAACTATCCTCTCATTCGTTTCGACAGAACCAACCAGAACACTATTCTTGACCAAAGACCAATCGTCAAAGTTGGTGATGAAATTGAAACCGGTCAGATTATTGCTGATGGTCCAGGTATTGATCAAGGTGAATTGGCATTGGGCCGCAACCTGTTAATCGCCTTCTTATCCTGGAATGGCTATAACTTTGAAGATGCCATTGTTGTACGCCAAGGGCTGATTAAAGATCACAAGCTAAGCCACGTTGAAATTGAAAAGCATACAATTGGCGTCCACCAAACATTGCGTGGTCCGGAAATTCTTACACCGGAATTGCCAAACATTGCTTTAGCTGATCTTGAGCACTTGGATGAACGCGGTATTGCCAAAATAGGCAGTCATGTCAAACCAGGCGACATTCTTATATCAAAGCTTTCGCCAAAAGAACAAAAAGCACTGTCGGCAGAAGATGAACTTCTGCAAGCAATTTTCGGCAAGGTTGCCGAAGAAATGGCTGACACATCGCTTCGCGTGCCACATGGTTCGGGTGGTCGCGTAATTGATGTGCGCATCTTCACACCGGAAACCACACCGGAATTGAAAGCCGGCTTAATCTGCGAAATAGAAGTCTTAATTGCACGCCTCTGCCCATTGGAAGTTGGCGACAAACTAGCTGGACGCCATGGCAACAAAGGCATTGTGGCAACAATTGTGCCGGATCAAGACATGCCTTACATGCCGGATGGCACGCCTGTTGATCTTGTCTTGAATCCGTTGGGCGTTCCCAGCCGTATGAATGTCGGACAAGTATTCGATACGCAGCTTGGACTCTACGCCGATATTTTGAACCGCTATTACCGTATTCACCAGTTTGACGAATCCATTGAAGCTGATGCTTCCCACAAACTAGTCACCCAAGCCCTTGCAGAAGTGCGCAAGACACCGGGTTATGAGTGGATGGGTCACGACGGCAAAGTAACTTTGTACGATGGTCGCACAGGCGAAGCTTTTGATCGTCCAGTATTAGTTGGACGCCAGTACATTCTCAAACTCAATCAACTTGTCTTACACAAGATAAATGCCCGCTCCGGTCTTGGTGGCCCATACGCAGCTGTTACACAACAGCCGGTCGGCGGTAAAGCCAATCACGGCGGTCAAAGAGTCGGTGAAATGGAAGTCTGGGCAATTCAAGCTTACGGCTCAGCTCACTTGCTCAACGAAATGATGACAATCAAAGCTGATGATATTGAAGGTCGTCACCAAGCTTACGCCGACATCGTTCAAGGAAAGCCACTCACTCAAGCTGGTCGTACTGCCGCCTTCGACGGACTTTGTTGCGAATTGCGCGGTCTAGGCTTGGAAGTAAAACTTGGACGCGTCGTTGACTCGTTTGAACCTATACAAGACAAGTCCTGTGTTGGACAGAACAAAACATTAGAACAGGAATATGGCGTGTCTGCCGTAAATCAAATGGAAGTAGACGGCGTAAAAATCCTGGAAATTCCAGCAGGCGATTATGTACCGGAGCTTCCACCGCAGTCAACGCCAATAATCACATCGTTGACCAAAGGCAGGCACGGTGCTCCTTCACAGCTCGAAGTTTCGCAGGAGCCACTAATTGACGATATTGATCCGGAAGTTGACTTTGTTTCTTCCTTTATAGATGAAGAGACCAAAGAACTATTACCGGAAGACCCAGCGACCGAGATTATAGAAACAAGTGAGATAACAGAAGTCACAGAGGAAACATCAATGCCAGAACAAGACAACGTAATTACTGAAGATGTCGAATTAGAAACAGACGTCGACTCAGAAACAGATGAAGAATGCGAAATCACCGACGAGGACATTCTCGACTTTGAACCAATAAGTCAATTAACAATGTTCCTGGCAGAAGATTCGACCCAAACGACATCCACAGCAACTCAAGAACATGTAGTCACCAGCGACAAAGATTAAGGACCCGGAGTAAGAATTATGTCACTCACAACTAGAGCCAACGCAAGCCAAAGAAGAAGTGCAATCACGCTTCTAGCTTCCATTGCCTTGACGGCACTTGTAGGTCTCTGCCCATTCAGTGCTTCAGCTCAACAGCAACCACAAACTAGTGGCATGCCTGGCGGAGTTCCTGGATCTCCATCTGGTCCACAACCTTTAGGTATGCGCCAACCAGGCGTTTTGTACAGCCCTGTAAACAATCAACCAGTTCCGCTACCTCCAGGTGATGGACCACAGCCATGGCGCGTTGAACCAGGTGATGAGATTGCTCCGCTTCCTCCTCCGACAGGATCTGCCGACAAAGGACCGGGAACCGGTTTGTCGACATATCAAGCAAAGGACCGCACTGAAGTTATGGTCTACGTAAACAACGCCATGGCGTTTGTTATCCGTCCGGATCAACTCTCAGCCTGGCAAGTTAATGAGATCAATAAGATCCTAAAGATAAACATGCTTTCCGGACAGCAACAAATCAAGGTTGCAGCAAATGAGAAGCAGGTTGAAGAAATTCAAGAACGTGTTCTCAATCCGTATCCAAATTACAAGCTTGAATCCAAATCACGTCCTTTTGTTGAATACGATCCGACAACCGGACAATCAAGACTTGTATTCAAAAATGACCCGATGAAGGCTCTACCAATGCTTAGTGGCAAGAGCAAACAAAATTCCGCAATGCAAAATCCCGAGAAAGAAAGTCTCTACGATTTTGAAGGACCGTTGCCTGTAATTCGCCCATTGTGCCGCTGGCTAATTCTAGTCGGTGTCGTGGCCGCCACCATCTGGGTTGCAACCGGTGCTCTATCTGTTGTACTGGGTCACCCGCTTGCCGGCATCCGTGTAGCTCAAGCTTTCTTCGGTCTTGGTCTACTGCTCTGTGCCTACACAATCTATAAGATAGTCATCTTGAACATGATGCACCGCAACAGCGACGTCATGAGCGCTCGCCTGCACAGACCATATGAGGCTCCGGTGCAAGATAGGTTTGTAACTCCATCAAGCTCTCCGCCTATCCCCTATCAAACACCGATAACACCAAACCGCCCAGGCATTCCTGTGGCACCTCTGGCTAAACCCTACAACCCGTAACTAGAACAAGGTAACTAATATGAAAACGTTGACAAACAAATGGACACGAGGGCAAGTTGCAAAAGCAGCATCACTCGCCATTGTCTTTGCCGTCTTTTCAGCATCGGCTGCTCATGCAGCACAACCAAAAAGCGATGTGTTTGCCCGCTCAACCAAAAAGACAGCGCAGGCAAAACCGGCAGTTAGATTCGCCACACCAACGCAATGGTTTGAAGCCGTTGATAACGCAGTGGTAAAACTAAGACCAACAGCGGCCGATGATGCCATCTTGAATCGCCCATTTAATCAAGATCCTGAACGTGTTGAAAAATGGTGCGATACAGCCGCCAAAGTAGCCTCCAACTATCGTCAGTTGGCTCGCACCATTAGAACCTTGCCGCTACCAAACGGGCTGGGCAGCGATGTTAAGGAATATCGCACCCTGGTATCAGACTGGTACGACGATGCGGCACTGGTCTTTGAAGATATGATTCGTCCACGACCGCCGGCCAATTCAATGGAAGAACTGGAAACACAGTTGAACGATATCAAACAAAGGGGACAAGCACTTGCTAGAAGCAATACCGATTTAGCCAATCTAGACAAGAGTCTGCGCAAAACATATAAGGTGCACCGAGCACACTACGATGATGCCCTAACCCAATATGTAAGCCGCAAATAACAAGTTTTATTCCAACTACTTAACTAACAAAAGAGGACAAACAAATGGCAATCCAACTAAATGAAAGAGATCATCTGATCTTCAAATTCGTCGAAGAGCATAAGGTGCTCCTGGAAAAACATATTTCCTGGTTTATCGCTTGCGATGACAAACCGGTCTTAATTCGCGACCGTCTACGCAAATTATTCTACCTGGACTACTTGCTCTGCGAGCGTCATCGTGACACTTTGCCCTGGTGGACAACTCCCACCAAGCCGCTTGTCTACATGTTGTCTCCAATGACCAATGGCCTAGTTGGCGCAAGCGAAGATCTCGTTGACCTTAATGATGCTTCTTTGCAAAGACACCTTCTGGAAGTAGCTAACTTGCGCATGCTTATGCTCATGGCCCAGAAAGACGCGCAAATAGACAATTTCGAATGGACAACGAACACCAGAAACGTTGATACAT
The Candidatus Obscuribacterales bacterium DNA segment above includes these coding regions:
- a CDS encoding tetratricopeptide repeat protein, with the translated sequence MSKVSLNSTLSIALALTLGIFAAYNADARSDQQVKYKRTGKSFDSAQETVLDPSLFKRRPGYREIEAQKKEEEEKATQKAIDDAKKAQLDKANAEKARKQGALAANNQGVQLGKSGRWAEAIAAHEKAVQLEPENKQLRINLSAACVVYGQTKMAAGDNMAASAAFRKALLAAPDNGLAGKLLADATRKLGRDPESAEARMEIGDQLLAAGDVQSAVLEYQAAMQLEDSGRTYAKMGDLALRVGQTPTALNWYQQAIVKDPDCAQAHRQLGLLLLNQKDLTGAVTSLRKALILNPNDTAAGQALVELWQRQMAANPLQPENHLGLAGAYQLTGNFAGAAQEYGKLEAIDPQNTSLAAGRASLERAMAHARSEKHRLAAETLLSQGLSREALIEIKQAAGAEPKNARYQFMLAQCLEAVSDFKGAHQAYLTCVLIDPVNNKNAAARLKRMQDNMKVMGTSSAELTDLANQLAKEMSATPAAAQAKAAAAVPAAVPAAAPQITAPAKSAATTENTVADPAMVQVAALEAQGNYKAAAQLLNQLVTNNMNNAELHHRLAVNLKAAGQLGEALSEFRIAAAFAPGNAEFAKDLSNAVAANKANLLSEGKRGQ
- a CDS encoding DNA-directed RNA polymerase subunit beta, with the protein product MAFYFQPPDLAEFPRRSYRKFLESTLGDLFSEISPIASEFNPRYELTFVGTDGKVHWRFDDYAPDSGYPTSAEEARRANMTHTKRLVMEVWLRDTQTGELRKTNAYVGDVPVITERGTFVINGSERVVLSQLVRAPGIYFNGDGQLHFKALLLPELGSPISFELVLSPPHGGKASRSRCRIKLPKRGAVSATTLLTAMGVDDQTIEKRLGLWLTRNRIDWKPITEQEALSVVGRAFKPDGGGGASAGAQALKELTDKRRYSLGQLGRQRVNGKLNIEMDSLQLTAEDFLAAVEYLMALPHGHGHIDNIDSLENRHLRGVGEILTRAVRPALGQMARSVRTRLELHEDDEIGSPTDFVDTRAFVNAINKFFGGNPLVQYLDQQNPLSELSHRRRITSFGPGGIDPNAAPVEMRDVHPSQIGRVCLVESPEGKNCGMVSYLATFCRIDDHGFMTVPYRRVVEGKVTDEICYLTPSDDKRFTLAPPDTRVDNDEIVGPHVSVRRGDLFYTVAPNEVDMIGIAPQGFISVGSALIPFLEHDDANRALMGGGMMRQTLPLVRPERPRVGTGMEKTVARSSGHSVIAKRAGKVTKVSGKNVTVKQASGEERNYPLIRFDRTNQNTILDQRPIVKVGDEIETGQIIADGPGIDQGELALGRNLLIAFLSWNGYNFEDAIVVRQGLIKDHKLSHVEIEKHTIGVHQTLRGPEILTPELPNIALADLEHLDERGIAKIGSHVKPGDILISKLSPKEQKALSAEDELLQAIFGKVAEEMADTSLRVPHGSGGRVIDVRIFTPETTPELKAGLICEIEVLIARLCPLEVGDKLAGRHGNKGIVATIVPDQDMPYMPDGTPVDLVLNPLGVPSRMNVGQVFDTQLGLYADILNRYYRIHQFDESIEADASHKLVTQALAEVRKTPGYEWMGHDGKVTLYDGRTGEAFDRPVLVGRQYILKLNQLVLHKINARSGLGGPYAAVTQQPVGGKANHGGQRVGEMEVWAIQAYGSAHLLNEMMTIKADDIEGRHQAYADIVQGKPLTQAGRTAAFDGLCCELRGLGLEVKLGRVVDSFEPIQDKSCVGQNKTLEQEYGVSAVNQMEVDGVKILEIPAGDYVPELPPQSTPIITSLTKGRHGAPSQLEVSQEPLIDDIDPEVDFVSSFIDEETKELLPEDPATEIIETSEITEVTEETSMPEQDNVITEDVELETDVDSETDEECEITDEDILDFEPISQLTMFLAEDSTQTTSTATQEHVVTSDKD